In one Methanobacteriaceae archaeon genomic region, the following are encoded:
- a CDS encoding thiamine pyrophosphate-binding protein encodes MNKSSMMKPEKISCAKAIINILEQEDVEWIFGHPGEQILSLYDALRSSPINHVLVRHEQSAAHAADGYARASGKFGVCVATAGPGALNLVMGVATAYRDSIPILVITGDVPTKQRGQNTFQDIDLSSVFKPISRKTFYSSNVQEAISNLKKSIEMLKKGPTGPVHLNLPKDVLDEFIGENIIFKLDIDFESGSLGNSQSDLSQLKKVVESIKSAKKPLIVAGAGLVWSGALNEIKEFVNKTHTPLATTYHGRGILREDDDYCVGLIGNRGTPVGNYAGANCDLVLGLGCRFSERTLTGIGSGENNPQIVQVNMDSETLKGDINLQMDVKEFLNEIMKISESSSPEDDPHIKSWLEELQVYSKDHPAPYDTEFFYSEVPLKPQQAIKEILDGSNDSTIVNDAGTHTTWVTLYKKVLRPFSLLFSGAFGPMGYGLPAAIGTCFARPSESIVAIIGDGGFQMTIQELATVHQNNLPMVICIINNSSLGIIRQWQEMHHSGSYEVELENPNFVKLAQSYGIEAVRVESPGDVFKFVKKGIEMKKPFLIDISVKEENIPLPDFIKE; translated from the coding sequence ATGAATAAATCATCAATGATGAAACCAGAAAAAATTAGTTGTGCAAAGGCAATTATAAATATTCTAGAACAAGAAGATGTTGAATGGATTTTTGGACATCCTGGAGAACAAATACTATCTTTATATGATGCCCTAAGATCATCACCAATAAATCACGTTTTGGTTCGTCATGAACAATCAGCCGCCCATGCCGCAGACGGCTATGCTCGTGCATCTGGAAAATTTGGAGTATGTGTGGCTACTGCAGGTCCTGGTGCTTTAAACTTAGTTATGGGAGTTGCTACTGCTTACCGAGACTCGATTCCAATATTAGTAATTACTGGAGATGTTCCCACAAAGCAAAGAGGCCAGAATACATTTCAAGACATTGACCTCAGTTCAGTATTTAAGCCAATTAGTAGAAAAACTTTCTATTCATCTAATGTCCAAGAAGCCATTTCAAATTTGAAAAAATCCATTGAAATGCTGAAAAAAGGGCCAACCGGGCCAGTCCATCTTAATTTACCTAAAGATGTTCTGGATGAATTTATTGGTGAAAATATTATTTTTAAATTGGACATTGATTTTGAATCTGGAAGTCTCGGAAATTCGCAATCAGATTTATCACAACTAAAAAAAGTAGTTGAATCAATTAAATCTGCTAAAAAACCATTAATAGTTGCTGGGGCGGGTTTAGTTTGGTCGGGTGCTTTAAATGAGATTAAAGAATTTGTTAATAAAACCCACACCCCTCTGGCCACCACTTATCATGGCCGGGGAATATTAAGAGAAGATGATGATTATTGTGTGGGCCTTATTGGAAACAGAGGCACTCCGGTAGGTAATTATGCTGGTGCCAACTGCGATCTGGTTTTAGGTTTAGGTTGTCGTTTTTCAGAGCGAACACTTACTGGAATAGGTTCTGGAGAAAATAATCCCCAGATTGTTCAAGTCAATATGGATTCTGAAACATTAAAAGGAGATATTAACCTTCAAATGGATGTTAAAGAATTTTTAAATGAAATTATGAAAATTTCAGAATCATCAAGTCCTGAAGATGACCCCCATATCAAATCATGGTTAGAAGAATTGCAGGTATACTCAAAAGACCATCCCGCACCATATGATACAGAATTTTTTTATTCCGAGGTTCCTTTAAAACCCCAGCAGGCCATAAAAGAGATTTTAGACGGTTCAAATGATTCAACCATTGTTAATGATGCTGGAACCCACACCACCTGGGTAACCCTCTATAAAAAAGTCTTAAGGCCATTTTCACTGCTATTTTCAGGAGCATTTGGGCCCATGGGATATGGTCTGCCTGCTGCCATCGGAACATGTTTTGCTAGGCCCAGTGAAAGCATAGTGGCCATTATAGGAGATGGTGGATTTCAAATGACCATCCAGGAATTGGCTACAGTTCATCAAAACAATTTACCGATGGTTATATGTATAATCAACAATAGTTCACTGGGCATTATCCGCCAATGGCAGGAAATGCACCACAGTGGCAGCTATGAAGTAGAACTGGAAAACCCAAACTTTGTTAAGTTGGCCCAATCCTATGGAATTGAAGCCGTACGAGTTGAATCCCCTGGAGATGTATTTAAATTTGTTAAAAAAGGAATTGAAATGAAAAAACCATTCTTGATTGACATTTCAGTGAAAGAAGAGAATATACCACTTCCCGATTTCATAAAGGAATGA
- the acs gene encoding acetate--CoA ligase — MSKNLDTLLKEERKFEADPDMIAQSNIKQWMDSHNIKNYEELIEKSNEDLEWFWNEMAQDLEWFEPYNQVLDWKPPHAQWFVDGKFNIVHNALDRHIKTSRKNKVAYIWESEAGEVKKLTYFELYREVNRLANALKNMGVKKGDRVGIYLPMILELPIAMLACAKIGAIHSVVFSGFWAKAFQERANDAKAKVAITADGFHRRGKDIKLKDTVDMVMDDIPSIEKVIVVQNTGSDVGMKEGRDVFWDEILKKESSKCETEQLDSEDPLFILYTSGTTGKPKGVLHTHAGYAVGTYTTLKFVFDIKDSDIWWCAADVGWITGHSYIVYAPLLMGATSLMFEGTPDYPDPGRFWKMIEDYGVSIFYTAPTTVRFFMKYGEKWPQKYDLTTLRLLGSVGEPINPEAWMWYHKNVGNRKCPIMDTWWQTETGMHIITPLPITELKPGSTFKPFPTIQADIVDDNGNSLTESGGHLVLKTPWPAMFRTLYGDPDRYVEAYWSKFPGIYLSGDVARKDKNGYFWIQGREDDVLNVAGHRISTAEVESALVSHSAVAESAVVGKPDILKGEEIAAFVILKQEFEASPQLKNQLREHVREAIGPIASPGVIGFVDDLPKTRSGKIMRRVIKAKVKEEDVGDISTLANPESVDALDRAL; from the coding sequence ATGTCTAAAAATTTAGATACTCTACTTAAAGAAGAACGTAAATTTGAAGCAGACCCAGATATGATAGCTCAAAGTAATATTAAACAGTGGATGGATTCGCATAACATAAAAAATTACGAAGAGCTCATTGAAAAGTCAAATGAAGATTTAGAATGGTTTTGGAATGAAATGGCCCAAGATTTAGAATGGTTTGAGCCATATAATCAAGTATTAGATTGGAAACCTCCTCATGCCCAGTGGTTTGTAGATGGGAAGTTCAATATTGTGCATAATGCTCTGGATAGGCATATTAAAACCTCTAGAAAGAACAAAGTTGCATATATCTGGGAAAGCGAGGCGGGTGAGGTAAAAAAACTCACTTACTTTGAATTATACCGCGAAGTGAACCGTCTGGCCAATGCCTTAAAAAACATGGGTGTTAAAAAGGGAGATCGGGTGGGCATATATTTGCCCATGATATTAGAGCTTCCCATTGCCATGCTGGCCTGTGCTAAAATAGGAGCCATTCACAGCGTTGTATTTTCTGGATTTTGGGCTAAAGCTTTTCAGGAAAGGGCCAATGATGCTAAGGCCAAGGTAGCTATTACTGCAGATGGATTTCACAGACGTGGAAAAGATATTAAACTTAAAGATACGGTGGATATGGTTATGGATGATATCCCTAGTATTGAAAAAGTAATTGTTGTGCAAAATACGGGCAGCGATGTGGGAATGAAAGAAGGAAGGGATGTATTCTGGGATGAAATTCTAAAAAAAGAAAGTTCTAAATGTGAAACTGAGCAATTGGATAGTGAAGATCCTTTATTTATTTTATATACTTCTGGAACAACTGGAAAACCAAAAGGAGTTCTTCACACCCATGCAGGATATGCTGTAGGTACATACACTACTTTAAAATTTGTTTTTGATATTAAAGATAGTGATATCTGGTGGTGTGCGGCAGATGTAGGCTGGATTACTGGCCACAGTTATATAGTATATGCTCCTCTTTTAATGGGTGCCACCTCGCTCATGTTTGAAGGCACCCCCGATTATCCAGACCCTGGAAGGTTTTGGAAAATGATAGAAGATTATGGGGTAAGTATTTTTTACACAGCACCAACCACAGTTAGATTTTTCATGAAATATGGTGAAAAATGGCCACAAAAATATGATTTAACCACTTTAAGACTTTTAGGATCTGTAGGAGAGCCTATAAATCCTGAAGCATGGATGTGGTATCATAAAAATGTTGGTAACCGTAAATGTCCTATAATGGACACCTGGTGGCAGACAGAAACTGGAATGCATATTATAACTCCCCTCCCTATAACTGAATTAAAACCAGGCTCCACATTTAAGCCATTTCCTACAATTCAGGCAGATATAGTGGATGATAATGGGAATTCACTTACTGAAAGTGGAGGGCATCTGGTTTTGAAAACTCCATGGCCGGCCATGTTCCGCACATTATATGGGGATCCAGACCGATATGTGGAGGCATACTGGAGCAAGTTTCCAGGAATCTATCTAAGTGGGGATGTAGCTCGAAAAGATAAAAATGGATATTTCTGGATTCAAGGAAGAGAAGATGATGTTCTAAATGTAGCGGGCCACAGGATAAGTACGGCTGAGGTGGAATCGGCCCTGGTAAGTCACTCTGCAGTAGCTGAATCAGCAGTAGTGGGGAAACCCGATATTCTTAAAGGAGAAGAAATAGCAGCATTTGTAATTTTAAAACAAGAATTTGAAGCATCTCCTCAACTCAAAAATCAGCTTAGAGAACATGTTAGGGAAGCAATAGGACCTATAGCCAGTCCAGGAGTTATTGGTTTTGTAGATGACCTTCCTAAAACTAGATCTGGAAAAATTATGCGCCGAGTTATTAAGGCCAAGGTTAAAGAAGAAGATGTGGGAGATATTAGTACTTTAGCTAATCCAGAATCAGTTGATGCTTTGGATAGGGCTTTGTAA
- a CDS encoding DUF115 domain-containing protein, which translates to MEIETWMAWYKEILQNFGFDRKSDEESAEYLNDYLKNQFINDNRNKKAIYFSDLPTKENIIVFGAGPSLKKHINQLKPKISANPDQFILISADGATTALIEDNIVPHIIVTDLDGKLEDILKANAQGAFLVVHGHGNNLDALKTNLNDLKNVLGTTQSYPLEYVHNFGGFTDGDRAVFLAVKLGAKNIIMAGMDFGEVVTKYSRPNMKDVTGPADDIKKLKLKYAERLVEWIGANEDVSIYNLVKKADF; encoded by the coding sequence ATGGAAATTGAAACCTGGATGGCATGGTATAAAGAAATACTCCAGAATTTTGGATTTGATAGAAAGTCTGATGAAGAATCTGCGGAGTATCTGAATGATTATTTAAAAAATCAGTTTATCAATGATAATAGAAATAAAAAAGCTATTTATTTTAGTGATTTGCCTACCAAAGAAAATATTATTGTTTTTGGGGCAGGTCCGTCCCTTAAAAAGCATATAAATCAACTTAAACCAAAAATATCTGCAAATCCAGATCAATTTATTTTAATATCCGCTGATGGGGCCACCACTGCATTAATAGAAGATAATATAGTCCCACATATAATTGTAACCGATTTAGATGGTAAATTAGAAGATATTCTAAAGGCCAATGCACAAGGTGCATTTTTAGTTGTTCATGGCCATGGAAATAATCTAGATGCTTTAAAAACAAACTTAAACGATTTGAAAAATGTTCTGGGCACCACCCAAAGTTACCCTTTAGAATATGTTCATAATTTCGGTGGTTTTACTGATGGTGATCGGGCCGTGTTTCTAGCCGTGAAATTAGGGGCTAAAAATATTATTATGGCAGGTATGGACTTTGGAGAAGTGGTTACCAAATATTCCAGGCCAAATATGAAAGATGTTACTGGGCCGGCCGATGATATTAAGAAATTGAAGTTAAAATATGCTGAAAGGCTGGTGGAATGGATAGGAGCGAATGAAGATGTTTCTATTTATAATTTAGTTAAAAAAGCAGATTTTTAA
- a CDS encoding alanine--glyoxylate aminotransferase family protein produces the protein MDETLLMIPGPTRVAPRVLKAMSENIVNHRSALFGKILSETTEMMSDVFRTNNKSYLITGSGTAAMEAAMANIINPGDKILSVVGGKFGQRFGQIVDAFGGESQTIDVEWGKGVNPDEIGYALEENEDIKAVTVVHNETSTGVSNPIKEIGKIMSDYDALYVVDTVSSLAGDEVDVDGYGIDICVTGSQKCMAAPPGMAAITLSNDAWNVVDKVEAKSYYLNMKKYRKSGAAQPPETPYTPSVSLMYAMHEALDIIMEEGLVNRVKRHQIAAKATRNAINALNLELFPDESVSSTTVTAVNMPEGVSDGELRGTMRNKYRVELAGGQDHLKGNIFRIGHMGNITHRELITTFSALEMTLRELGFEVNMGEGVAAVADTYLPDNI, from the coding sequence ATGGATGAAACATTGCTAATGATTCCCGGGCCGACACGGGTGGCTCCCCGAGTCCTGAAAGCCATGTCCGAGAACATTGTGAATCACCGAAGCGCTTTATTCGGTAAAATTCTGAGCGAAACTACAGAAATGATGTCTGATGTCTTCCGGACAAATAATAAGTCTTACCTTATCACGGGGTCTGGTACTGCTGCTATGGAAGCGGCCATGGCCAATATCATTAACCCTGGAGATAAAATACTGAGTGTAGTCGGCGGAAAGTTCGGCCAAAGATTTGGCCAGATTGTTGATGCATTTGGTGGAGAATCCCAGACTATTGATGTAGAATGGGGAAAAGGTGTAAACCCTGACGAGATCGGATATGCCTTAGAAGAGAATGAAGACATAAAGGCTGTCACTGTAGTGCACAATGAAACCTCCACGGGTGTTTCAAACCCTATTAAAGAAATTGGAAAAATAATGAGCGACTATGATGCTCTTTATGTGGTAGATACTGTTTCGTCACTGGCTGGAGATGAAGTAGATGTGGATGGATATGGAATTGACATCTGTGTCACGGGATCCCAGAAGTGTATGGCAGCACCTCCAGGTATGGCAGCTATTACTTTGAGTAATGACGCATGGAATGTTGTGGATAAGGTTGAAGCAAAAAGCTACTACCTCAACATGAAAAAATACCGCAAGAGCGGTGCTGCTCAACCACCAGAAACTCCTTACACACCATCTGTCTCTTTAATGTATGCTATGCATGAAGCACTGGACATAATTATGGAAGAAGGCCTGGTCAACAGAGTTAAAAGGCATCAAATAGCTGCAAAAGCTACTAGAAATGCTATAAATGCCTTAAACTTGGAATTATTCCCGGATGAATCTGTGTCTTCTACTACGGTTACGGCTGTAAACATGCCCGAAGGAGTAAGTGACGGTGAACTTCGAGGAACCATGAGAAACAAATACCGGGTAGAACTGGCCGGTGGCCAAGACCACCTCAAGGGAAATATTTTCAGAATAGGCCACATGGGTAATATTACTCACAGAGAACTCATCACTACCTTTTCTGCTCTGGAAATGACTCTTAGGGAGTTAGGTTTCGAAGTGAATATGGGTGAAGGTGTAGCTGCTGTGGCAGATACCTACTTGCCAGATAATATATAA